A DNA window from Suncus etruscus isolate mSunEtr1 chromosome 8, mSunEtr1.pri.cur, whole genome shotgun sequence contains the following coding sequences:
- the CENATAC gene encoding centrosomal AT-AC splicing factor, giving the protein MATAQHCPLCRQTFFCGRGHVYSHKHQRHLKVALERLLPQVEAARKAVRAAQVEQFAPEHLRRCWCPCCSCEVQKHLSHGNLTVLHGGLLEHLASPEHRKATNRFWWENKAKVQMKEKFLISPQDYTRFKKSMVKSLDSYEEKEDEMIKQMAAQIREVEQNQQEVVRSVLEPQAVPDPEEGSAVPGNWRIANHAAAPTQQPQYLGLPPAPEFDWMETGPSLTFIGHQDTPGVGNIHSGATPPWLVKEEEHSSGSQQIGPSYEEFLKEKEKEKLKKLPPDRVGANFDHNSSTGTGWLPSFGRVWNNGRRWQSRHQFKTEAAARNKQLDKKAKGI; this is encoded by the exons ATGGCGACGGCGCAGCACTGTCCTCTTTGCCGCCAGACTTTCTTCTGCGGGCGCGGCCACGTTTACAGTCACAAGCACCAGCGGCACCTGAAGGTGGCTTTGGAGCGGCTGTTGCCCCAG GTGGAAGCCGCGCGCAAGGCCGTGCGCGCCGCCCAGGTGGAGCAATTCGCGCCCGAGCATTTGCGGCGCTGCTGGTGCCCCTGCTGCAGCTGTGAGGTGCAGAAGCACTTGAGCCACGGCAACTTGACGGTGCTGCACGGCGGCCTGCTGGAGCACCTGGCCAG cCCAGAGCACAGGAAAGCAACCAACAGATTCTGGTGGGAGAACAAGGCCAAAGTCCAGATGAAAGAGAAGTTTCTGATCTCCCCACAGGATTACACAAG GTTCAAGAAATCCATGGTAAAAAGTCTGGATTCCTATGAGGAAAAAGAGGACGAGATGATCAAACAG ATGGCAGCTCAGATCCGCGAGGTGGAGCAGAACCAGCAGGAGGTAGTTCGGTCTGTCTTAGAG CCTCAGGCAGTGCCAGACCCAGAAGAGGGCTCTGCGGTACCTGGAAACTGGAGGATTGCTAA CCACGCAGCTGCCCCCACGCAGCAGCCTCAGtacttgggcctgccacctgccCCCGAGTTTGACTGGATGGAGACAGGACCGTCTCTGACATTCATTGGCCATCAG GACACACCAGGTGTTGGCAACATCCACTCAG GTGCCACCCCTCCCTGGCTGGTCAAAGAGGAGGAGCACAGTTCTGGGAGCCAGCAAATAGGACCCTCCTATGAAGAGTTTCTTAAAGAAA aggaaaaggagaaattaAAGAAACTGCCTCCTGATCGAGTCGGGGCCAACTTTGACCACAATTCCAGCACAGGCACAGGCTGGCTACCCTCTTTTGGACGTGTCTGGAACAATGGGCGGCGCTGGCAATCCAG GCATCAGTTCAAAACTGAAGCTGCGGCAAGGAACAAGCAGTTGGATAAAAAAGCTAAAGGGATTTAA